One Thalassotalea sediminis DNA segment encodes these proteins:
- a CDS encoding TonB-dependent receptor plug domain-containing protein has protein sequence MNNSRVSKAIKIALAFGAASALPFNAAVAAEEQNAEEEKVERIQVTGSKIKRIGELAPTPVTVISGDMLINAGITNVADLLNEMPNSSVGLSPETTNNTIFASGLNNTDLRGLGTAKTLVLVNGRRFVAGAPGSSAVDLNNIPTAMVERMEITTGGASAVYGSDAVAGVVNIITKKSFDGIAIDASTTRPFEDGGDEEYMSLTFGDEGEKSSFIANISYAKQDQLAALQRDFMVNGPVTFTNVDNVNNEDGIPERSIYEYGYGQYRLGYYSPTGDFFMPDGHYIFANDGSIRPFEQNGTLPASATPGNRNQNYFVGDGDGYHFAKHDYLRTPLERLNVALNYSYEINDDHSMNFEMVYSDTSAYGESSPAFHAKVLRGDNAFFSQANKDFFAERGVGAFYTYLTTDGLGNRKYDQDRTTVRAALSFEGLINDNWAYDAYIQKGQVSQDTTWHGEMITEHFDNALDAVEWNGEIVCADRNDDGDVIGALSGCSPLNLWGEGLASDEAIAYVATKAQRQASVDQMSLGITVSGDLFELPAGPVASAFTAEYREEKAKTTPDAAMQQGLIFGNQSDALTGEFDVTEVAAEVSVPLIAETSFAKEIYLELAYRYMDYSSTGTDSAWKVGLNYVLNDELRFRANVSRSVRAPNVSELFAPKGQTFASFSDPCGQGAIDNAPVEKKANIESNCRAAGIPVGWEASEDWRRTNHSGFILGNIDLFNEKADDVTIGFVYNPAWAEGLGITVDYWKFDLEDEINYPSASTIVNKCYESESLDNLYCGLLQRTPGTLEIDNFDQKPINSASSDISGADIEIAYTIDTDFGTFSPRLIATYLDERNFNDTGFAEDADFSQGEQARPRWKARFIGNYTNGDLSMTLSANYRHATVGSNEWDAEQNDYNNIPSYLTWDLTSRYFVTDDFEVRAGILNLFDREPPATPFSYDQGAYYDLFGQRLTLGVNYKF, from the coding sequence ATGAATAATTCTAGAGTTAGCAAAGCAATTAAAATTGCTTTGGCTTTCGGTGCTGCTTCTGCACTACCATTTAACGCTGCAGTAGCTGCTGAAGAGCAAAATGCAGAAGAAGAAAAAGTAGAGCGCATCCAGGTTACAGGTTCAAAGATCAAACGTATCGGTGAACTAGCTCCTACTCCAGTTACAGTAATTAGTGGCGACATGTTAATCAACGCTGGTATCACTAACGTAGCTGATTTACTTAATGAAATGCCTAACTCATCAGTTGGCCTTTCTCCAGAAACAACAAACAACACAATTTTCGCAAGTGGCCTAAACAACACGGATTTACGTGGTCTAGGTACTGCAAAAACACTAGTACTTGTAAACGGTAGACGTTTTGTTGCTGGTGCTCCTGGCTCATCAGCTGTCGATTTAAACAATATCCCAACAGCAATGGTTGAGCGTATGGAGATCACCACAGGTGGTGCTTCTGCGGTTTACGGTTCAGATGCTGTTGCAGGTGTTGTAAACATCATTACTAAAAAATCATTTGATGGTATCGCAATCGATGCTTCAACTACGCGTCCATTCGAAGACGGTGGTGATGAAGAATACATGTCACTTACGTTCGGTGACGAAGGTGAGAAAAGCAGCTTCATTGCAAACATCTCTTACGCTAAACAAGATCAGTTAGCAGCTCTTCAACGTGACTTCATGGTAAACGGTCCAGTAACTTTTACTAATGTAGACAACGTAAACAACGAAGATGGTATTCCAGAGCGTTCAATTTACGAATATGGCTATGGCCAATATCGTTTAGGTTACTACTCACCTACAGGTGATTTCTTCATGCCTGACGGCCATTACATTTTCGCAAATGACGGTTCAATTCGTCCTTTCGAACAAAATGGTACATTACCTGCAAGTGCTACACCTGGCAACCGTAACCAAAATTACTTCGTAGGTGATGGTGACGGTTATCATTTCGCTAAACATGATTACTTACGTACTCCACTTGAGCGTTTAAACGTAGCATTGAACTACAGCTATGAAATCAATGATGACCATAGCATGAACTTTGAAATGGTTTACTCTGATACTTCGGCTTACGGTGAATCTTCACCAGCGTTCCATGCTAAAGTATTACGTGGCGATAACGCTTTCTTTAGCCAAGCAAATAAAGATTTCTTTGCTGAGCGTGGCGTAGGTGCATTCTATACTTACCTTACAACTGATGGTTTAGGTAACCGTAAGTATGACCAAGATCGCACAACTGTACGTGCAGCGTTAAGCTTCGAAGGTTTAATCAACGACAACTGGGCGTATGATGCATACATTCAGAAAGGTCAAGTATCTCAAGATACAACATGGCATGGTGAGATGATCACTGAGCACTTCGACAACGCGCTTGATGCTGTTGAGTGGAATGGCGAAATCGTTTGTGCTGACAGAAATGACGATGGTGACGTAATCGGTGCACTATCTGGTTGTTCTCCATTGAACCTTTGGGGTGAAGGCTTAGCATCAGATGAAGCTATTGCTTATGTAGCAACTAAAGCACAGCGTCAAGCAAGTGTTGACCAAATGTCTCTAGGTATTACTGTTTCAGGTGACTTATTTGAGCTTCCTGCAGGTCCTGTAGCGAGTGCATTTACAGCTGAATACCGTGAAGAAAAAGCGAAAACAACACCAGATGCAGCAATGCAACAAGGTCTAATTTTCGGTAACCAAAGTGACGCTTTAACAGGTGAGTTCGACGTAACTGAAGTTGCAGCTGAGGTCTCTGTACCGTTAATTGCTGAAACATCATTTGCTAAAGAAATTTACTTAGAACTAGCTTACCGTTACATGGATTATTCATCTACTGGTACTGATTCTGCTTGGAAAGTAGGTTTAAACTATGTACTTAACGATGAATTACGATTCCGTGCAAACGTTTCACGTTCAGTACGTGCGCCAAACGTATCAGAGCTTTTCGCTCCTAAAGGTCAAACATTCGCTAGCTTCTCTGATCCATGTGGTCAAGGTGCAATTGATAACGCACCTGTTGAGAAAAAAGCTAACATCGAAAGTAACTGTCGTGCTGCTGGCATTCCAGTTGGTTGGGAAGCGAGTGAAGACTGGCGCCGTACAAACCACTCTGGTTTTATCTTAGGTAACATTGACCTATTTAACGAAAAAGCAGACGATGTTACTATCGGTTTTGTTTACAACCCAGCTTGGGCTGAAGGCTTAGGTATTACCGTTGATTACTGGAAGTTTGATTTAGAAGATGAAATCAACTATCCATCAGCGTCAACAATCGTAAACAAATGTTATGAGTCAGAGTCTTTAGACAACTTATATTGTGGCTTATTACAACGTACGCCAGGTACACTTGAAATTGATAATTTCGACCAAAAACCTATCAACTCAGCATCTAGCGACATTAGCGGTGCAGATATTGAAATCGCGTACACTATCGATACTGACTTTGGTACATTCAGCCCTCGTTTAATTGCGACTTACTTAGATGAGCGTAACTTTAATGATACTGGTTTTGCTGAAGATGCTGACTTCTCTCAAGGCGAGCAAGCTCGTCCACGTTGGAAAGCACGTTTCATTGGTAACTACACAAATGGTGACTTATCAATGACGTTAAGTGCAAACTACCGTCACGCTACAGTTGGTAGCAACGAGTGGGATGCTGAGCAAAACGACTACAATAACATTCCATCTTACTTAACTTGGGATCTTACATCACGTTACTTCGTAACTGATGACTTTGAAGTTCGCGCTGGTATCTTAAACTTATTTGACCGTGAACCACCTGCAACACCTTTCTCTTATGACCAAGGTGCTTACTATGACCTATTCGGTCAACGTTTAACATTAGGTGTTAACTACAAGTTCTAA
- the putP gene encoding sodium/proline symporter PutP, whose translation MALGTLVSLAAYFAVMLGIGLYAYRKSTSDVSGYMLGGRNLSPAVTALSAGASDMSGWMLMGLPGAMYVSGFSSIWIGFGLIIGAFLNYIIVAPRLRTFTESANDSITLPDFFENRFADNKHILRIVSSVVIIVFFTLYTSSGVVAGGKLFESSFGLSYEMGLYITAGVVVLYTLFGGFLAVSMTDFVQGCIMFVALILVPITALSQIGGVEELTNSVSAINPEIMDLFGGISAVGIVSAMAWGLGYFGQPHIIVRFMAIRSVKDIPAARRIGMSWMIVSLIGAMSTGLVGLAYVAKTNTQLADAETIFIHLSQVLFHPLITGFLLAAILAAIMSTISSQLLVTSSSLTGDFYQTFLNKDASEKQLVRVGRLSVLLVAMFAIVLAYDRNSTILSLVSNAWAGFGAAFGPVVILSLYWKQMNKQGALAGMIVGAATVLFWIYAPVTINGQALSDVMYEIVPGFIIATITIVVVSKLTGSVPKEVAHAFDTMVDEHN comes from the coding sequence TTGGCTTTAGGAACCTTAGTATCATTAGCCGCGTATTTCGCAGTGATGTTAGGCATAGGGTTATATGCTTATAGAAAATCTACGAGTGACGTCTCAGGTTATATGCTTGGTGGGCGTAATTTAAGCCCAGCTGTAACGGCATTGTCTGCGGGTGCTTCAGATATGAGTGGTTGGATGTTAATGGGCTTGCCTGGCGCAATGTATGTCAGTGGCTTTAGTAGTATATGGATTGGATTTGGCCTCATTATTGGCGCGTTTTTAAACTACATTATTGTTGCGCCTAGATTAAGAACTTTTACAGAGTCAGCTAATGACTCTATAACTTTACCTGATTTTTTTGAAAATAGGTTTGCAGATAATAAGCATATTTTACGGATTGTCTCGTCAGTTGTTATTATCGTATTTTTCACACTTTACACTTCTTCAGGGGTTGTTGCTGGAGGAAAGCTTTTTGAAAGCTCCTTTGGCTTATCTTATGAAATGGGCCTCTATATTACCGCGGGGGTTGTCGTACTATATACGTTATTTGGTGGCTTTTTAGCGGTTAGTATGACTGACTTTGTGCAAGGCTGTATTATGTTTGTTGCGTTGATTTTAGTACCTATTACAGCGCTTTCACAAATCGGTGGTGTTGAAGAGCTGACAAATTCAGTATCAGCGATAAACCCAGAGATTATGGACTTATTTGGTGGCATCAGCGCTGTTGGTATTGTTTCAGCGATGGCATGGGGGCTTGGCTATTTTGGTCAGCCACATATTATCGTCCGTTTTATGGCTATTCGTTCCGTTAAAGACATTCCAGCTGCTCGACGTATAGGCATGAGTTGGATGATTGTTTCATTAATTGGTGCAATGTCTACCGGCTTAGTTGGTCTTGCTTACGTTGCGAAAACGAATACACAACTTGCTGATGCGGAAACAATATTTATTCATTTATCACAAGTGTTGTTTCATCCTCTGATCACTGGCTTTTTACTTGCTGCTATTTTGGCGGCAATCATGAGTACTATTTCTTCTCAACTATTGGTAACGTCAAGTTCATTGACGGGGGATTTTTATCAAACTTTTCTTAATAAGGATGCATCTGAAAAGCAATTGGTTAGAGTAGGGAGATTGTCAGTATTGCTTGTTGCTATGTTTGCTATCGTTTTAGCGTATGATCGAAATAGTACGATTTTAAGTTTAGTGAGTAATGCTTGGGCAGGTTTTGGTGCAGCGTTTGGACCTGTGGTTATTTTGAGTCTTTATTGGAAGCAGATGAATAAACAAGGTGCGCTTGCTGGCATGATAGTTGGTGCCGCTACAGTCCTGTTTTGGATCTATGCACCAGTAACGATAAATGGCCAAGCATTGAGTGATGTAATGTATGAAATTGTGCCGGGTTTCATTATCGCAACCATTACTATCGTTGTTGTGAGTAAACTAACAGGGTCTGTACCTAAAGAAGTCGCTCATGCATTCGATACTATGGTTGATGAACATAATTAG
- a CDS encoding EAL and HDOD domain-containing protein → MYFYAARQPILTREKELYAYELLFRDNIDNVFPDIDGDEATSKMIGASQFNMGISEFTGKKPAFINFTLETLAKGFPEMLTTDEVVVEVLETIKPGKKLLSICQSLFEKGYTLALDDYEHQNVWAHFYPYIKIIKIDWQTTSVEQIQTIKTAIADHDHIQLLAEKVETPEEYNQAMELGFDLFQGFFFAKPEMVKTKSLSPSQMAMAELLYETSKPDLDLSAITSVFERDVTLSYKLLRYANSAIFKRRSEISTIKQALVTLGSGELKRFLGLLFAANVNPDKPSELINAAMTRAKFCEVVSKDINAPIDTSIAFLTGLLSLIDAILDEDLPSIMDKLPLAQDIKDALITKKGVLAALVILVEQIEHADWDKVNIVMEKLGLQKEQVLQHYNEAIAWADEQCQLSA, encoded by the coding sequence ATGTATTTTTACGCGGCACGCCAGCCTATCTTAACAAGAGAAAAAGAACTTTATGCTTATGAGCTATTGTTTAGAGATAACATTGATAATGTTTTCCCTGATATAGATGGAGACGAAGCGACAAGTAAAATGATAGGCGCTAGTCAGTTCAACATGGGGATAAGCGAGTTTACAGGTAAAAAGCCTGCCTTTATCAACTTTACCTTAGAAACGCTAGCAAAAGGCTTTCCTGAAATGTTAACCACTGACGAAGTGGTAGTAGAAGTTTTAGAAACTATTAAGCCTGGTAAAAAGTTACTGTCGATTTGTCAATCACTGTTTGAAAAAGGCTATACGCTCGCCTTAGACGATTATGAACATCAAAACGTTTGGGCACATTTTTATCCTTACATCAAAATTATTAAAATCGATTGGCAAACTACCTCAGTAGAGCAAATACAAACCATCAAAACCGCGATTGCAGATCATGATCACATTCAATTGCTTGCGGAAAAAGTAGAAACGCCAGAAGAATACAACCAAGCAATGGAATTGGGTTTTGACCTGTTTCAAGGTTTTTTCTTTGCTAAGCCTGAAATGGTCAAAACAAAGTCATTGTCCCCTTCTCAAATGGCGATGGCAGAGCTGTTATATGAAACGTCTAAACCGGATCTAGACTTAAGTGCTATCACGTCAGTATTTGAACGAGACGTGACTTTATCTTATAAACTTTTGCGTTACGCAAACTCAGCAATTTTCAAAAGACGCAGCGAAATATCGACAATAAAACAAGCACTTGTTACTTTGGGCTCTGGCGAATTAAAACGCTTTCTTGGGTTATTATTTGCGGCAAATGTTAATCCAGATAAACCGAGTGAACTAATAAATGCAGCAATGACACGGGCTAAGTTTTGTGAAGTTGTATCGAAAGATATTAATGCCCCAATTGATACATCAATCGCCTTCTTAACGGGGCTACTGTCTCTAATTGACGCCATACTTGATGAAGACTTGCCAAGTATTATGGACAAACTACCTCTCGCTCAAGATATAAAAGATGCGCTTATTACCAAAAAAGGCGTTCTAGCAGCACTCGTAATACTCGTTGAGCAAATTGAGCATGCTGATTGGGATAAAGTGAATATTGTAATGGAAAAATTAGGTCTACAAAAAGAACAAGTCCTACAACATTACAATGAAGCGATCGCGTGGGCGGATGAACAATGTCAATTATCAGCGTAA
- the galE gene encoding UDP-glucose 4-epimerase GalE, whose translation MKLLITGGAGYIGSHTVVELLALGHEVVIVDNLSNSSELVLSRIENITGKMPAFVKADICDRAALNDVFAQYKPDAVVHFAGLKAVGESNEIPLSYYHNNVSGSVTLFEVMAAHNVKRLVFSSSATVYGESNVSPLDETMPISATNPYGRTKLMIEEILFDLAKSDANWSIINLRYFNPIGSHASGLIGEDPKGIPNNLLPYVAQVAIGRLETLQVFGDDYDTADGTGVRDYIHVVDLALGHVKALEALDTINGCQPVNLGTGNGTSVLEIVDAFRKVSGKEIPYNIVPRRAGDIATVYANATLAKTLLGWQAERDLPVMLEDTWRWQTANPEGYVN comes from the coding sequence ATGAAGCTATTAATTACAGGTGGCGCGGGCTACATAGGCAGTCATACTGTTGTAGAGTTATTGGCATTAGGACATGAGGTTGTCATTGTTGATAACTTATCAAATTCGTCAGAACTTGTTTTATCACGTATAGAGAATATTACCGGGAAAATGCCAGCATTTGTTAAAGCTGACATTTGTGATCGTGCTGCATTAAACGATGTTTTTGCTCAATATAAACCAGACGCCGTTGTTCATTTTGCAGGCCTTAAAGCGGTGGGCGAATCAAATGAGATCCCATTGAGCTATTATCATAATAATGTCTCTGGTTCGGTAACATTATTTGAGGTGATGGCAGCACATAATGTTAAACGGTTAGTTTTTAGTTCATCAGCAACCGTATATGGCGAAAGTAATGTTTCACCGTTAGATGAAACAATGCCTATATCTGCAACAAACCCATATGGCCGTACAAAACTGATGATTGAGGAAATTCTGTTTGATTTAGCGAAGAGTGATGCTAACTGGTCAATTATTAACTTACGATATTTCAACCCTATTGGCTCGCATGCTTCAGGCTTGATTGGTGAAGACCCTAAGGGGATCCCTAATAATTTACTACCTTATGTTGCACAAGTTGCAATAGGGCGATTAGAAACGTTACAAGTGTTTGGTGATGATTATGATACTGCCGATGGCACGGGTGTACGTGATTATATTCACGTTGTTGATCTTGCATTAGGGCATGTAAAAGCGCTAGAGGCATTAGATACTATTAATGGTTGTCAGCCTGTGAATTTAGGCACAGGCAATGGTACGTCGGTGTTAGAAATTGTCGATGCATTTCGAAAAGTGAGTGGCAAGGAAATACCCTATAATATTGTGCCAAGGCGAGCAGGTGATATCGCCACGGTTTATGCAAATGCAACGCTTGCAAAAACACTGTTAGGTTGGCAAGCAGAAAGAGATTTGCCCGTTATGTTAGAAGATACCTGGCGTTGGCAAACGGCAAACCCTGAAGGATATGTAAACTAA
- a CDS encoding DHH family phosphoesterase: MHYDVFNGDADGIISLVQLRLAHPRQSVLITGVKRDISLLERVDAKQASSVTVLDISMEKNITGLSLLLANNVAVFYADHHRSGPIPDSSCLSAHIDTNANTCTALIINNFLDNLYPLWAITAAYGDNMLAAAELLADEQGLSDDERSQLKNFGTYINYNGYGSVVDDLHIAPDALFRELVQYDNPFDIISQPNSIFSRLEKAYNEDMANAEKAYVIVDNEVCKMFELPDEAWARRVSGVFGNALANLSPKKAHAVFTRNLDDTYTVSLRAPLENKQGAGDICAKFATGGGRAAAAGVNQLSKDSVDEFITAVMDYYRE; this comes from the coding sequence ATGCATTACGATGTTTTTAATGGTGATGCCGATGGTATCATCTCTTTGGTTCAACTACGTTTAGCACATCCACGTCAAAGTGTCTTAATTACAGGGGTTAAACGTGATATTAGTTTACTAGAACGCGTTGATGCAAAGCAGGCCAGTTCTGTTACCGTACTTGATATTTCAATGGAAAAAAACATTACTGGACTGTCCTTGCTATTAGCTAATAATGTCGCTGTTTTTTATGCTGATCACCATCGTTCTGGCCCAATCCCTGATTCAAGTTGTTTATCTGCACATATAGATACTAACGCTAACACCTGTACAGCCTTAATTATTAATAACTTTCTTGATAATTTATACCCGTTATGGGCGATTACAGCGGCTTATGGTGATAATATGCTAGCTGCTGCAGAGTTACTGGCAGATGAGCAAGGATTGTCAGACGATGAGCGCAGTCAATTAAAAAACTTTGGCACTTATATAAATTACAATGGCTATGGCAGCGTAGTTGATGATTTGCATATCGCGCCTGATGCACTATTTCGTGAACTTGTTCAATATGACAATCCTTTCGATATTATTTCTCAGCCTAATAGTATCTTTAGTCGCTTAGAAAAAGCTTATAATGAAGATATGGCAAATGCAGAAAAAGCGTATGTGATTGTTGATAATGAGGTGTGTAAAATGTTCGAATTGCCCGATGAAGCTTGGGCGAGACGTGTAAGCGGCGTTTTCGGCAACGCGCTTGCTAACCTTTCACCTAAAAAAGCACATGCAGTATTTACTCGAAACCTTGATGACACGTATACTGTTAGTCTGCGTGCACCGCTTGAGAATAAGCAAGGTGCAGGCGATATTTGTGCTAAGTTTGCAACGGGTGGTGGTCGAGCTGCTGCTGCGGGTGTTAACCAACTTTCGAAAGACAGTGTTGATGAATTTATCACTGCTGTAATGGACTATTATCGCGAGTAG
- the cysC gene encoding adenylyl-sulfate kinase gives MKTENTVWHQQHINKVQRANLKKQRPCLLWYTGLSGSGKSTVANAVDALLFERQCHTYLLDGDNVRHGLNGDLSFSDSDRIENIRRISEVGKLFVDAGLIVSTAFISPFASDRAMAREKLASGEFLEVYIDTPISICEQRDPKGLYKKARAGEIKDFTGIDSDYDVPKAPELHIKTATLTITECAQQIVQYLEDNHYISAGV, from the coding sequence ATGAAAACCGAAAATACAGTTTGGCATCAACAGCATATTAATAAAGTGCAGCGGGCGAATTTAAAAAAACAGCGTCCATGTTTATTATGGTATACCGGATTGAGTGGTTCAGGGAAATCTACGGTTGCCAATGCAGTTGATGCCTTACTTTTTGAGCGACAGTGTCATACCTATCTACTTGATGGCGATAATGTAAGACATGGGCTAAATGGAGATTTATCTTTTAGCGATAGCGATCGCATTGAAAATATCCGTAGAATTAGTGAAGTTGGCAAGCTATTTGTTGACGCAGGGTTAATTGTATCGACAGCCTTTATTTCGCCCTTTGCGTCAGATAGAGCAATGGCGAGAGAAAAATTAGCTTCTGGTGAATTCTTAGAAGTATATATTGATACTCCTATTAGTATATGTGAGCAGCGTGATCCAAAAGGGCTATATAAAAAGGCTCGTGCAGGTGAAATTAAAGATTTTACCGGCATTGATTCTGACTATGATGTACCCAAAGCGCCGGAGCTTCATATAAAAACAGCAACGTTAACGATAACTGAGTGCGCACAGCAAATTGTACAATATTTAGAAGATAATCATTACATTTCAGCAGGTGTATAA
- a CDS encoding SLC13 family permease produces MVATQWALIAIFCLTFAGLVKYQRVPERVFALAMITCLGLSYVDTHDVLANAVNPGLVTLILLVLASFSFERTSILRRLSAVMINGKPFLSTIKTLVYTAIASAFMNNTAVVAALISTIKSNRVINPGKLLLPLSFAAILGGTLTLVGTSTNLIVNTMLIEQGSEGLGFFDFTPIGVVALIICLVLILIRQNSLPDMAVENLKSPDYLLEARVESDSKMIGQTVEENGLRSLDALFLVEVIRNGRLISPVAPDEVILRGDKLIFTGDVSKVKVLQQFDGLSLFAEQDGLLRDNLTEVLIKPDSAVVGKTLKRAGFRARFDAAVVAVRREGAALSGKLGSLIIQPGDFLVLAVGNDFSTRTNLSKNFYILSGHQPDNMLSGWRDSLTVFGFITAVMASVFTELSLLKALMFYIAILVFTDCLTVNEIKRRFPLEIWMIVLGALTLAKALESSGVALLLAEYIEHLLEGQSAYITLIVIFIVTLLITEIVTNSAAAALIFPIAYNIALGLGVSPLPFVLAVAFAASGSFISPFGYQTNVMVYNAGHYKLLDVVKFGVPISLVYSSVVLILLPIFFPF; encoded by the coding sequence ATGGTAGCAACTCAATGGGCACTCATTGCCATTTTCTGTTTAACGTTTGCAGGGCTCGTTAAATATCAGCGTGTACCGGAGCGAGTCTTTGCATTAGCAATGATTACTTGTTTAGGTCTTTCATATGTAGATACTCACGATGTATTGGCAAATGCGGTTAATCCAGGCCTTGTCACCCTAATTTTGTTAGTGCTTGCGTCATTTTCTTTTGAACGCACCAGTATTTTGCGACGATTGTCAGCTGTAATGATCAATGGCAAACCGTTTTTATCGACGATTAAAACCTTAGTTTATACGGCAATAGCATCTGCTTTTATGAATAATACTGCGGTAGTGGCAGCATTGATTTCGACGATAAAGAGTAATCGTGTTATTAATCCTGGTAAATTATTACTGCCGTTATCTTTTGCTGCAATATTAGGTGGCACACTGACATTAGTAGGTACGTCAACTAATTTGATTGTCAATACCATGCTTATTGAGCAAGGCAGTGAAGGACTCGGTTTTTTTGATTTTACGCCAATTGGTGTTGTCGCACTTATCATCTGTCTCGTTTTGATTTTAATTAGACAAAACTCACTACCAGATATGGCAGTAGAGAACTTAAAAAGCCCTGATTACCTACTCGAAGCAAGAGTAGAAAGTGATTCTAAAATGATTGGGCAAACGGTCGAAGAAAATGGTTTGCGAAGTCTAGATGCATTGTTTCTCGTCGAAGTTATTCGCAATGGCCGTTTGATATCACCCGTTGCGCCAGATGAAGTGATACTGCGAGGAGATAAGTTAATTTTTACTGGTGATGTGTCAAAAGTAAAAGTGTTACAACAGTTTGATGGTTTGAGTTTATTTGCAGAGCAAGATGGCTTACTTAGAGATAATCTAACAGAGGTACTTATTAAGCCAGATTCCGCCGTTGTTGGGAAAACGCTAAAAAGAGCAGGTTTTCGTGCGCGTTTTGATGCTGCTGTTGTTGCCGTTCGCCGTGAAGGGGCTGCATTATCGGGTAAATTAGGCTCGCTTATTATCCAACCGGGCGATTTTTTGGTGCTTGCCGTAGGTAATGACTTTAGTACTCGCACAAACTTAAGTAAAAACTTTTACATATTATCAGGACATCAACCTGATAATATGCTGTCAGGGTGGCGTGATTCACTAACGGTATTTGGCTTTATTACCGCCGTTATGGCATCAGTATTCACGGAGCTATCGTTACTGAAAGCCTTGATGTTTTATATTGCAATTTTAGTGTTTACTGACTGTCTAACCGTCAATGAAATCAAACGTCGCTTTCCACTGGAAATATGGATGATCGTACTCGGCGCGTTAACTTTAGCGAAAGCGTTAGAATCAAGTGGCGTTGCGCTATTATTGGCGGAATATATTGAACATTTACTTGAAGGTCAAAGCGCGTATATCACCCTTATTGTCATATTTATTGTAACTTTATTAATTACCGAAATCGTCACCAATAGTGCCGCGGCGGCGTTAATATTCCCAATTGCCTATAACATAGCGTTGGGCTTAGGAGTTAGTCCATTACCCTTTGTGCTAGCGGTTGCTTTTGCTGCTAGTGGTAGTTTTATAAGCCCATTTGGATATCAAACTAACGTTATGGTTTACAATGCAGGGCACTATAAACTGTTAGATGTGGTGAAGTTTGGCGTTCCAATTTCATTGGTTTATAGCTCGGTAGTATTAATATTATTACCTATTTTCTTTCCTTTTTAA